The following are encoded in a window of Amycolatopsis lexingtonensis genomic DNA:
- a CDS encoding Lrp/AsnC family transcriptional regulator gives MSEESAMLAEQDLKLVDALQAAPRASWSTLGQALGVGAVTAARRWDALVERGDAWLTAYVGGELTARLSLAFVEIDCAPGTALSVAAALAADPHVATVEYLAGPCDLLAHVVTPTLRELGAHVPARVAAVPGVVRARTVLSPRMFTEGSRWRVRAISPGEREALSAKPPRNRAPLRFGDADRALILALGADARASAASLAASLGVGATTVRRRLDALLGRGAIRVRCEIARAASPAPVTVTLWLRVPPDKLESTARSLAMLPEVRMCAALTGVANLMLVLWLPSQHDTVAVEALLAAKLPWLEITGRAVTLRSVKLMGRLLDASGRGVGRVPLDFWAAVPVPEHGDRDGDRPGG, from the coding sequence ATGAGCGAAGAATCCGCCATGTTGGCCGAGCAGGACCTCAAACTGGTCGACGCGCTCCAGGCCGCGCCGCGGGCGTCCTGGTCGACGCTCGGCCAGGCGCTCGGCGTGGGCGCGGTGACCGCCGCCCGGCGCTGGGACGCACTGGTCGAACGCGGCGACGCGTGGCTCACCGCGTACGTCGGCGGCGAGCTGACCGCGCGGCTGTCGCTGGCGTTCGTCGAGATCGACTGCGCGCCCGGCACCGCGCTTTCGGTGGCGGCCGCGCTGGCCGCGGACCCGCACGTGGCCACCGTCGAGTACCTGGCCGGGCCGTGCGACCTGCTCGCCCACGTCGTCACGCCGACCCTGCGCGAGCTGGGCGCGCACGTGCCGGCCCGGGTGGCGGCGGTGCCCGGCGTGGTGCGGGCGCGCACGGTGCTGTCGCCGCGGATGTTCACCGAAGGCAGCCGCTGGCGGGTACGGGCGATTTCGCCGGGCGAGCGCGAGGCGCTTTCGGCCAAGCCGCCCAGAAATCGCGCGCCTCTGCGCTTCGGCGACGCGGACCGGGCGCTGATCCTGGCCCTCGGCGCGGACGCCCGCGCGTCGGCGGCTTCGCTCGCGGCATCACTCGGCGTCGGGGCCACGACCGTCCGGCGCCGCCTGGACGCTCTGCTGGGGCGCGGCGCGATCCGCGTCCGGTGCGAGATCGCGCGTGCGGCCTCGCCGGCGCCGGTCACGGTGACGCTGTGGCTGCGCGTCCCGCCGGACAAGCTGGAGTCGACCGCGCGGTCGCTGGCGATGCTGCCGGAAGTGCGGATGTGCGCGGCCCTGACCGGGGTGGCCAACCTGATGCTGGTGCTGTGGCTGCCTTCCCAGCACGACACGGTGGCGGTGGAGGCGCTGCTGGCGGCGAAGCTGCCGTGGCTGGAGATCACCGGCCGGGCGGTGACGCTGCGGAGCGTGAAACTGATGGGCCGCCTGCTCGACGCGTCCGGACGCGGAGTGGGGCGGGTGCCGCTGGACTTCTGGGCCGCGGTCCCCGTGCCGGAGCACGGGGACCGCGACGGGGACCGGCCCGGGGGATGA
- a CDS encoding DUF1996 domain-containing protein, with the protein MARNSRSPVTGKHRVARRTKIAMGAIGLAIAVGALAVAVSAGRTGEASADPADPSFFIDINKVPAGNNVNAALKKKGAQGSFTVDCGTNADGAHHNPDNFIAQPGIKNGAQHLHDYVGNVTTDADSNLKSLLAGDTTCKNGDQSAYFWPVIRIDREDAAANESENQQAQQKQRGKTGDVQQDQSGQDAQAAQDAGQGQDQNAQDQNGQDQQDQNAQQDQNRRDGGGGARGGDRNAQQQDGQNQQDQQQSQDRRRGGKNQGQNNNQSSSAAAPPAEELGGPQGANEEVGDNDGEILEPESATLKFIGGGAQQVTAMPLGLRVLYGDAKQSTNGPANARPSWTCTGFEDRLTDLYPICPQGSKVERIHAFPNCWDGKNTDSANHRTHIVFADQQGKCPKGFKNVPQLQVTLVYDVPQDVQRNGQYKVDAFAQEKHNPRSDHDDFANVMNRKIMGRLVNCINSGKACAE; encoded by the coding sequence ATGGCCCGGAATTCTCGGTCCCCCGTGACGGGCAAGCACCGCGTTGCCCGCCGAACCAAGATCGCGATGGGTGCGATCGGCCTGGCGATCGCCGTCGGCGCACTGGCCGTCGCGGTCTCCGCGGGCCGCACGGGCGAGGCCAGCGCGGACCCGGCGGACCCGTCGTTCTTCATCGACATCAACAAGGTCCCCGCCGGCAACAACGTCAACGCGGCGTTGAAGAAGAAGGGCGCCCAGGGTTCCTTCACCGTCGACTGTGGAACGAACGCGGACGGCGCGCACCACAACCCGGACAACTTCATCGCCCAGCCCGGGATCAAGAACGGTGCCCAGCACCTGCACGACTACGTCGGCAACGTGACCACCGATGCCGATTCGAACCTGAAGAGCCTGCTCGCCGGCGACACCACCTGCAAGAACGGTGACCAGTCCGCCTACTTCTGGCCCGTCATCCGCATCGACCGCGAAGACGCCGCGGCCAACGAGAGCGAAAACCAGCAGGCGCAGCAGAAGCAGCGGGGCAAGACCGGCGACGTCCAGCAGGACCAGAGCGGGCAGGACGCCCAGGCCGCGCAGGACGCCGGTCAAGGGCAGGACCAGAACGCGCAGGACCAGAACGGTCAGGACCAGCAGGACCAGAACGCGCAGCAGGACCAGAACCGGCGCGACGGCGGCGGTGGCGCGCGTGGCGGCGACCGCAATGCCCAGCAGCAGGACGGTCAGAACCAGCAGGACCAGCAGCAGAGTCAGGACCGCCGTCGCGGCGGAAAGAACCAGGGCCAGAACAACAACCAGAGCAGCAGCGCCGCGGCACCGCCGGCCGAGGAGCTGGGCGGTCCCCAGGGCGCGAACGAAGAAGTCGGCGACAACGACGGCGAGATCCTCGAGCCGGAGTCGGCGACCCTGAAGTTCATCGGCGGCGGGGCCCAGCAGGTCACCGCGATGCCGCTGGGCCTGCGCGTCCTCTACGGCGACGCCAAGCAGAGCACCAACGGCCCGGCGAACGCCCGGCCCAGCTGGACCTGCACCGGGTTCGAGGACCGGCTGACCGACCTCTACCCGATCTGCCCGCAGGGCAGCAAGGTCGAGCGGATCCACGCGTTCCCGAACTGCTGGGACGGCAAGAACACCGACAGCGCCAACCACCGCACCCACATCGTGTTCGCCGACCAGCAGGGCAAGTGCCCCAAGGGCTTCAAGAACGTGCCCCAGCTGCAGGTGACGCTGGTCTACGACGTCCCGCAGGACGTCCAGCGCAACGGTCAGTACAAAGTGGACGCGTTCGCCCAGGAGAAGCACAACCCGCGGTCCGACCACGACGACTTCGCGAACGTGATGAACCGCAAGATCATGGGCCGCCTGGTCAACTGCATCAACTCCGGCAAGGCCTGCGCCGAATGA
- a CDS encoding zf-HC2 domain-containing protein — MAGSAHTDVAAYVLGVLSEAENTQFEAHLMNCPHCQLDLIELYQLPDVLDLVKRSWPEPPMPAPGPRTLAPGPRVLRGLMEEATVKRRRRKRLGLLAGAAAAALVVAGPLVTLAVRPADAVPPASLAAPSSKQAPPETGVLATSVPPAPATPPQPGGGQTYGRGSGGSAVNALVTVSPVEWGSRVELELRGIVGPVKCQLVAISTAGDERVVSSWSVPPKGFGIPGSPEPLRLQGTISLAMDQIARFEVRGDDGSVLVSVQR; from the coding sequence GTGGCCGGGTCCGCACACACCGATGTCGCCGCGTACGTGCTCGGCGTCCTCAGCGAGGCCGAGAACACCCAGTTCGAAGCCCACCTGATGAACTGCCCGCACTGCCAGCTCGACCTGATCGAGCTCTACCAGCTGCCGGACGTCCTCGACCTCGTCAAGCGCAGCTGGCCGGAACCCCCGATGCCCGCTCCCGGCCCCCGGACCCTGGCGCCCGGGCCGCGCGTCCTGCGCGGCCTGATGGAAGAGGCCACGGTGAAGCGCCGCCGCCGCAAGCGCCTCGGCCTGCTGGCCGGCGCCGCGGCCGCCGCCCTCGTCGTGGCCGGCCCCCTCGTGACGCTGGCGGTCCGGCCCGCCGACGCCGTCCCGCCCGCGTCGCTGGCCGCGCCGAGCAGCAAGCAGGCGCCGCCGGAGACGGGTGTCCTGGCGACGAGCGTGCCCCCGGCGCCCGCCACGCCGCCCCAGCCGGGTGGAGGCCAGACCTACGGCCGCGGCAGCGGCGGGTCCGCGGTCAACGCCCTCGTGACGGTTTCGCCGGTGGAGTGGGGCAGCCGCGTCGAGCTCGAGCTGCGCGGCATCGTCGGGCCGGTGAAGTGCCAGCTGGTCGCGATCTCCACGGCGGGCGACGAGCGCGTGGTCTCCAGCTGGTCGGTGCCGCCCAAGGGGTTCGGCATCCCCGGCTCGCCCGAACCGTTGCGGCTGCAGGGAACCATCTCACTCGCGATGGACCAGATCGCCCGCTTCGAAGTCCGCGGTGACGACGGTTCGGTCCTCGTTTCCGTGCAGCGCTGA
- a CDS encoding sigma-70 family RNA polymerase sigma factor has product MGRHTRALRPVQDQEVVGELNDASDDLAKALYQEFGGSLMAFALRLTGHDRQWAEDVVQETLIKAWRNADKLDRRPEMLRAWLFTVARRIVIDGWRSRSVRPQELEEIESDAIAVSDESDRTLAAMIVYEALQGLSPEQREAIQQTYLRDRTVNEVAATLGVPPGTVKSRIHHAVRALRRALRERG; this is encoded by the coding sequence GTGGGACGGCACACCCGAGCGCTGAGACCCGTTCAAGATCAGGAAGTCGTTGGTGAGCTCAACGACGCCTCCGATGATCTGGCGAAAGCGCTCTACCAGGAGTTCGGCGGGTCGCTGATGGCGTTCGCGCTGCGGCTGACCGGCCACGACCGGCAGTGGGCCGAAGACGTCGTCCAGGAGACCCTGATCAAGGCGTGGCGGAACGCGGACAAGCTCGACCGCCGGCCGGAGATGCTCCGTGCCTGGTTGTTCACGGTGGCCCGCCGGATCGTGATCGACGGCTGGCGCAGCCGCAGTGTCCGGCCCCAGGAGCTCGAAGAGATCGAATCCGACGCGATCGCGGTGTCCGACGAGTCGGACCGGACGCTCGCCGCGATGATCGTTTACGAGGCGCTGCAGGGCCTTTCGCCCGAGCAGCGGGAGGCCATCCAGCAGACCTACCTGCGCGATCGGACCGTGAACGAGGTCGCGGCGACCCTCGGCGTACCGCCCGGCACCGTCAAGTCCCGCATCCACCACGCCGTCCGCGCGCTGCGCCGGGCCCTGCGTGAGCGGGGGTGA
- a CDS encoding DUF4142 domain-containing protein produces the protein MLSASEFAGPDFALRPAADRSRPLVRTLFVLVAVLTLLASVAVTSTAQTASVSDTDAVLLTKVRQAGLWEMPSGMMAMQKGSPLVQSVGFAIMMDHGRLDVATRALSAKLNSPVPDQPSAEQLGWLAEEMNASPGPEFDRIFANRLRAAHGQVFAILAQLRAGTRNDDVRAFATVGNQAVMRHMTMLESTGMVDYTALPTPAVSTTAAPVGQPLGLDTSQIAVVGALFLLVGGGLFYVLRQIKGNRGRARASRRPAAVRTGGSHG, from the coding sequence GTGCTTTCGGCGTCTGAGTTCGCCGGGCCGGACTTCGCGCTCCGGCCCGCCGCCGACCGCTCCCGGCCTCTGGTGCGGACCCTGTTCGTGCTGGTCGCGGTGCTGACCCTGCTCGCGTCGGTGGCCGTGACCTCGACCGCCCAGACCGCGTCTGTGTCCGACACCGACGCGGTGCTGCTCACCAAAGTCCGCCAGGCCGGGCTCTGGGAAATGCCCTCGGGCATGATGGCGATGCAGAAGGGCAGCCCGCTCGTCCAGTCCGTCGGCTTCGCGATCATGATGGACCACGGCCGCCTCGACGTGGCCACGCGCGCGCTGTCGGCGAAGCTGAACTCGCCGGTGCCCGACCAGCCGTCCGCCGAGCAGCTCGGCTGGCTCGCCGAAGAGATGAACGCGTCGCCGGGTCCGGAGTTCGACCGCATCTTCGCCAACCGGCTGCGCGCGGCGCACGGCCAGGTGTTCGCGATCCTCGCGCAGCTGCGCGCCGGCACCCGCAACGACGACGTGCGCGCGTTCGCGACCGTCGGCAACCAGGCCGTGATGCGGCACATGACGATGCTCGAGAGCACCGGGATGGTCGACTACACCGCCCTGCCCACGCCGGCGGTTTCCACCACCGCGGCGCCCGTCGGGCAGCCGCTCGGCCTCGACACGTCCCAGATCGCCGTGGTGGGAGCGCTGTTCCTGCTGGTCGGCGGCGGCCTGTTCTACGTGCTGCGCCAGATCAAGGGCAATCGTGGCCGGGCCAGGGCGTCCCGCCGGCCGGCCGCCGTGAGAACCGGGGGTAGCCATGGTTGA
- a CDS encoding ferric reductase-like transmembrane domain-containing protein yields MVETWHEATIFLTQQFQPKTDPAARGLAAFAARASYAAMMLTLTWGVLTATGWVRSVTGRKALRSSHMVLATGTLIFGGIHALGFFYLTIQPYSLQYLFLPFLAGQEGRHIAGIVGFEVMLAIALTAGLQRFTSYRRWLWLHRCAYPAVALTAVHAWFGSIANGHLAVVWLGGITLLIPAATVSLLRFMPARTLERIGLVEEQVA; encoded by the coding sequence ATGGTTGAGACCTGGCACGAAGCGACGATCTTCCTCACGCAGCAGTTCCAGCCGAAGACGGACCCGGCGGCGCGCGGGCTCGCGGCGTTCGCCGCACGGGCGTCGTACGCGGCCATGATGCTGACGCTCACCTGGGGCGTGCTCACCGCCACCGGCTGGGTGCGCTCGGTCACCGGCCGCAAGGCGCTGCGCAGCTCGCACATGGTGCTGGCGACCGGCACGCTGATCTTCGGCGGCATCCACGCACTGGGCTTCTTCTACCTGACGATCCAGCCCTACAGCCTGCAGTACCTCTTCCTCCCGTTCCTCGCGGGCCAGGAAGGCAGGCACATCGCCGGCATCGTCGGCTTCGAGGTCATGCTCGCCATCGCGCTCACCGCGGGCCTGCAGCGGTTCACCTCCTACCGCCGCTGGCTGTGGCTGCACCGCTGCGCGTACCCGGCGGTCGCGCTGACCGCGGTGCACGCCTGGTTCGGCTCGATCGCCAACGGCCACCTCGCCGTCGTCTGGCTGGGCGGCATCACGCTGCTCATCCCGGCGGCCACGGTGTCGCTGCTGCGGTTCATGCCCGCGCGCACCCTCGAACGCATCGGACTCGTGGAAGAGCAGGTGGCCTGA
- a CDS encoding ferredoxin, which translates to MPFRLPGSGPRISVDNDRCELYGICAMEAPDVFDLGQDGRLRFHTRLLDETTMEQAKMAARCCPMQAVVMRGDLDG; encoded by the coding sequence ATGCCCTTCCGACTGCCCGGAAGCGGGCCCCGGATCAGCGTCGACAACGACCGGTGCGAGCTCTACGGCATCTGCGCCATGGAGGCGCCGGACGTGTTCGACCTCGGCCAGGACGGCCGGCTGCGCTTCCACACGCGGCTGCTGGACGAAACCACCATGGAACAGGCGAAGATGGCCGCTCGCTGCTGCCCGATGCAGGCGGTCGTGATGAGAGGGGACCTCGATGGCTGA
- a CDS encoding NAD(P)/FAD-dependent oxidoreductase, with amino-acid sequence MADGDRIVIVGAGVAGLRAAERLRELNFDGEIVLIGDEARRPYHRPMISKALVMGTERPSDVGLSHYLPDLDVHWRLGARVTHLDTTERVVHLPGGESLWYDGLIAATGVYPRHLPGAPRHDPRVRILRTVEDSMAVRRCLNASKKPAVVIGAGLIGNEFAASMRHIGRDVTLVGHAKAPLHRFGDRVSSGIVEAHHEHRANLAMKSEVRHWISTKDTVGLHLTNNQLLVASVVVLAIGSVPSVDWMRGSGLDISDGVLCDSKLFAEGASDVVIAGDIARWPNLRFDETPRRVEHWINAVESARHAAENLLMGHSSAKPFTPLPRAWSTLYDTRLQMCGMPSLAEDTVSLADGITGFIRDGRLVGISSWDKPRAMLDWMAELDRRLPAPDYVPEPEPVPVAEVPVAEPSVAAPAAEVPPEFDSGFDHQAFEREFESEFANDIPTTAFPAQALPTPPTTAFAAQPGAALPTMAIPMGR; translated from the coding sequence ATGGCTGACGGCGACCGGATCGTCATCGTCGGTGCGGGCGTCGCCGGGCTGCGTGCCGCGGAACGCCTGCGGGAACTGAACTTCGACGGCGAGATCGTGCTCATCGGCGACGAGGCGCGGCGCCCCTACCACCGGCCGATGATCTCGAAGGCACTGGTGATGGGCACCGAGCGGCCCAGCGACGTCGGGCTGTCGCACTACCTGCCCGACCTCGACGTGCACTGGCGGCTCGGCGCGCGGGTCACGCACCTGGACACCACCGAGCGGGTCGTGCACCTGCCCGGCGGCGAATCCCTCTGGTACGACGGCCTGATCGCCGCGACCGGCGTCTACCCGCGGCACCTGCCCGGCGCGCCGCGGCACGACCCGCGGGTGCGGATCCTGCGCACGGTCGAGGACTCGATGGCGGTGCGGCGCTGCCTCAACGCCAGCAAGAAGCCGGCCGTCGTGATCGGCGCCGGCCTGATCGGCAACGAGTTCGCCGCGAGCATGCGGCACATCGGCCGGGACGTCACCCTGGTCGGGCACGCGAAGGCGCCGCTGCACCGCTTCGGCGACCGCGTCTCCAGCGGCATCGTCGAGGCGCACCACGAGCACCGCGCGAACCTCGCGATGAAGAGCGAGGTCCGGCACTGGATCAGCACGAAGGACACCGTCGGGCTGCACCTGACGAACAACCAGCTGCTGGTCGCCAGCGTCGTCGTGCTCGCCATCGGCAGCGTCCCGTCGGTGGACTGGATGCGCGGCTCCGGCCTCGACATCAGCGACGGCGTCCTGTGCGACTCCAAGCTGTTCGCCGAGGGCGCCTCCGACGTCGTCATCGCCGGTGACATCGCGCGCTGGCCGAACCTGCGCTTCGACGAGACCCCGCGGCGGGTCGAGCACTGGATCAACGCCGTCGAGTCGGCCCGGCACGCGGCGGAGAACCTGCTGATGGGGCACTCGAGCGCGAAGCCGTTCACCCCGCTCCCCCGCGCCTGGTCGACGCTGTACGACACCCGGCTGCAGATGTGCGGGATGCCTTCGCTGGCCGAGGACACCGTGTCGCTGGCCGACGGCATCACCGGGTTCATCCGCGACGGCAGGCTCGTCGGCATCTCCTCGTGGGACAAGCCGCGGGCGATGCTCGACTGGATGGCCGAGCTCGACCGGCGGCTGCCCGCACCGGACTACGTGCCCGAGCCGGAGCCCGTGCCCGTCGCGGAGGTCCCGGTGGCCGAGCCGTCGGTCGCCGCGCCGGCGGCCGAGGTGCCGCCGGAGTTCGACAGCGGCTTCGACCACCAGGCCTTCGAGCGCGAGTTCGAGAGCGAGTTCGCCAACGACATCCCCACCACGGCGTTCCCCGCGCAGGCCCTGCCGACGCCGCCGACCACGGCGTTCGCCGCGCAACCCGGTGCGGCGCTGCCGACGATGGCCATCCCGATGGGGAGGTAG
- a CDS encoding MFS transporter, translating into MEFKKLVALMCACVVLVVGMVAAVNLAVPMLAASALHPSASALVWIVDTYVIVFACLVIPGGAAGDRFGRKGVLLAGLVLFAAGALLSAVAPDVVVLLGGRALTGVGAAAVLPNSLAVLLHAAPADRKAATIATWASMTGIGGVAGNVGGGLVLSGGSWRWLFAAVVPIALAAAALVARKAPVSSRHDRPLDPPAALLLVGASVALLVGIVQGPEAGWGSTVVVTGFAAAAVLFTAWTLRELKAGHPLLDPRLFRIAGLRSACLGLTTVFFGMFALFYVNASFLQYAKGFGVLGTGLGIVPLTVPIILGGRHVGHLARRVGLDATVALAFAFVGGGLLGLSTSDAQTPYAEYAAWLVCTGIGVTLALPTLSGVIAGSLPPAQAGVGTGLQATTREFGSALGVAVAGTVMTARFADALPADARGSRTVAEALARTGHAGDVVTAFVEGTDAGLRVAGIAVLVLGSLVAGEAWRRRPSRGFPFPRDDRAPVQPRPEP; encoded by the coding sequence ATGGAGTTCAAGAAACTGGTCGCCCTGATGTGCGCGTGCGTCGTGCTCGTCGTCGGGATGGTCGCGGCGGTCAACCTCGCCGTCCCGATGCTCGCCGCGAGCGCGCTGCACCCGTCCGCGTCCGCCCTCGTCTGGATCGTCGACACCTACGTCATCGTGTTCGCCTGCCTGGTGATCCCCGGCGGCGCCGCGGGCGACCGGTTCGGCCGCAAGGGCGTGCTGCTGGCCGGTCTCGTCCTCTTCGCGGCGGGCGCGCTGCTGTCGGCGGTCGCGCCGGACGTCGTCGTCCTGCTCGGCGGCCGGGCGCTCACCGGCGTCGGCGCGGCCGCGGTGCTGCCCAACTCGCTCGCCGTCCTGCTGCACGCCGCGCCCGCGGACCGGAAGGCGGCCACGATCGCCACCTGGGCGTCGATGACCGGCATCGGCGGCGTCGCGGGCAACGTCGGCGGCGGGCTGGTCCTGTCCGGCGGCTCGTGGCGCTGGCTGTTCGCCGCCGTCGTCCCGATCGCCCTCGCCGCGGCCGCACTGGTGGCCCGCAAAGCACCGGTGTCCTCGCGCCACGACCGCCCGCTCGACCCGCCGGCCGCGCTGCTGCTCGTCGGCGCGTCGGTCGCGCTGCTCGTCGGGATCGTCCAAGGCCCGGAAGCGGGCTGGGGGAGCACGGTCGTCGTGACCGGGTTCGCCGCTGCAGCCGTCCTGTTCACCGCCTGGACGCTCCGGGAACTGAAGGCCGGGCACCCGCTCCTGGACCCGCGGCTGTTCCGGATCGCGGGCCTGCGCAGCGCCTGCCTCGGCCTGACCACGGTCTTCTTCGGCATGTTCGCGCTGTTCTACGTCAACGCGTCGTTCCTGCAGTACGCCAAGGGGTTCGGCGTGCTGGGGACCGGGCTGGGGATCGTCCCGCTGACCGTCCCGATCATCCTCGGCGGACGGCACGTGGGGCACCTGGCCCGGCGCGTCGGCCTCGACGCCACGGTGGCGCTCGCCTTCGCGTTCGTCGGCGGCGGGCTGCTCGGGCTGTCCACGAGCGACGCTCAGACGCCGTACGCCGAGTACGCGGCCTGGCTCGTGTGCACCGGGATCGGGGTGACGCTGGCGCTGCCGACGCTGTCCGGCGTGATCGCCGGCTCGCTGCCGCCCGCGCAAGCCGGCGTCGGCACCGGGCTGCAGGCCACCACCCGCGAGTTCGGCAGCGCGCTCGGCGTCGCCGTCGCCGGCACGGTCATGACCGCCCGGTTCGCGGACGCGCTGCCGGCGGACGCCCGCGGTTCCCGCACCGTCGCGGAAGCGCTGGCCAGGACCGGTCACGCGGGGGACGTCGTCACGGCGTTCGTCGAAGGCACCGACGCGGGGCTGCGCGTGGCCGGGATCGCCGTGCTGGTCCTCGGCTCTCTGGTCGCCGGGGAAGCCTGGCGGCGGAGACCGTCCCGGGGGTTCCCGTTCCCCCGGGACGACCGTGCACCGGTGCAACCCCGACCGGAGCCGTGA
- a CDS encoding LysR family transcriptional regulator, protein MDLNLLRVFDALLREGSVTAAAERLNLSIPATSRALGRLRRAMNDPILVRAGRGMAPTPFALRTAPRVRSLLEEASALISTEVAIADLERTFTIRINDGVAATLATAAAEATAAAAPGVTLRFVAEGTESAEALRDGSIDLDIGVGEHAAPDIHSTVLYRERLVAAVRAASPLGRHRRPTLAQLCRHPHVSASRRGRARGPLDDVLAAAGLQRRVAAVVPTSAVAALVVSSSDYVGLLPQRLAEQHGPALGLRWFPVPAELPEVEVRLSWHARLDADPPQRWLRETITTALR, encoded by the coding sequence ATGGACCTGAACCTCCTGCGCGTGTTCGACGCGCTGCTGCGGGAAGGGAGCGTCACGGCGGCGGCCGAGCGCCTGAACCTGTCCATCCCGGCGACCAGCCGCGCGCTGGGCCGCTTGCGGCGGGCGATGAACGACCCGATCCTGGTGCGCGCCGGCCGCGGGATGGCCCCGACGCCGTTCGCGCTGCGCACCGCCCCGCGCGTGCGGTCGCTGCTGGAGGAGGCGTCGGCGCTGATCAGCACCGAGGTGGCGATCGCCGACCTGGAGCGCACGTTCACGATCCGCATCAACGACGGCGTGGCGGCCACCCTGGCCACGGCGGCGGCCGAAGCGACGGCGGCGGCCGCGCCCGGCGTCACGCTGCGGTTCGTCGCGGAGGGGACGGAGAGCGCGGAGGCGCTCCGCGACGGCTCGATCGACCTCGACATCGGCGTGGGCGAGCACGCGGCGCCGGACATCCACAGCACGGTGCTCTACCGCGAACGCCTGGTCGCGGCGGTGCGCGCGGCCAGCCCGCTGGGCAGGCACCGCCGTCCGACGCTGGCGCAGCTGTGCCGCCACCCGCACGTGTCGGCGTCGCGGCGAGGCCGGGCCCGCGGCCCGCTGGACGACGTCCTCGCGGCAGCGGGGTTGCAGCGGCGGGTGGCGGCGGTCGTGCCGACGTCCGCGGTGGCGGCGCTGGTGGTCTCGTCGAGTGACTACGTGGGGCTGCTGCCGCAGCGCCTGGCCGAGCAGCACGGCCCGGCGCTGGGCCTGCGGTGGTTCCCGGTGCCGGCGGAGCTGCCGGAGGTGGAGGTCCGGCTGTCCTGGCACGCGCGGCTCGACGCGGACCCGCCACAACGCTGGCTGCGGGAGACGATCACCACCGCGCTCCGCTGA
- a CDS encoding helix-turn-helix transcriptional regulator: protein MTSTAASAQYLRDLALLRRVRDRIDREYAQPLDVEALARGVNMSAGHLSRQFRKAYGESPYSYLMTRRIERAMALLRKGELSVTEVCFTVGFSSLGTFSTRFAELVGLPPSVYREQEAEATVGMPPCVAKQVTRPIRNREARPQAHT, encoded by the coding sequence GTGACCAGCACCGCCGCCTCGGCGCAGTACCTGCGCGACCTCGCGCTGCTTCGCCGGGTCCGGGACCGGATCGACCGCGAGTACGCACAACCTCTCGACGTCGAGGCCCTCGCGCGCGGGGTGAACATGTCGGCCGGGCACCTCAGCCGGCAGTTCCGCAAGGCCTACGGAGAGTCACCGTATTCGTACCTCATGACCCGGCGGATCGAACGGGCGATGGCTCTGCTGCGCAAGGGCGAGCTGAGCGTCACCGAGGTCTGCTTCACCGTCGGGTTCTCCTCGCTCGGCACCTTCAGCACCCGGTTCGCCGAGCTGGTGGGCCTGCCCCCGAGCGTCTACCGGGAGCAGGAGGCGGAGGCGACCGTCGGGATGCCGCCGTGCGTCGCCAAACAGGTCACCAGACCGATCAGGAATCGAGAAGCGCGACCGCAGGCGCACACATAG
- a CDS encoding VOC family protein — MDVTIHSSFLPHTDPEASLAFYRDLLGFEVRQNVKYGGMQWITIGPPNQPDTSIVLTPPTATPGLTDDERRMIGEMMAKGTYAGVNLATKDLDALFAKLQAGGAEVVQEPIEQPYGVRDCSFRDPAGNLLRIQELR; from the coding sequence ATGGACGTCACCATTCACTCGAGCTTCCTGCCCCACACCGACCCGGAAGCCTCCCTCGCCTTCTACCGCGACCTGCTCGGCTTCGAGGTCCGCCAGAACGTCAAGTACGGCGGGATGCAGTGGATCACCATCGGGCCGCCGAACCAGCCGGACACCTCGATCGTGCTGACGCCGCCGACCGCGACGCCGGGGCTGACCGACGACGAGCGCCGCATGATCGGCGAGATGATGGCGAAGGGCACCTACGCCGGGGTCAACCTCGCCACCAAGGACCTCGACGCCTTGTTCGCGAAGCTCCAGGCGGGCGGCGCCGAGGTAGTCCAGGAGCCGATCGAGCAGCCCTACGGCGTCCGCGACTGCTCCTTCCGCGACCCCGCCGGCAACCTGCTGCGCATCCAGGAACTGCGCTGA